The Bubalus kerabau isolate K-KA32 ecotype Philippines breed swamp buffalo chromosome X, PCC_UOA_SB_1v2, whole genome shotgun sequence genome has a segment encoding these proteins:
- the C1GALT1C1 gene encoding C1GALT1-specific chaperone 1 — protein sequence MLSESSSFLKGVMLGSIFCALITMLGHIRIGHGNRMHHHEHHHLQAPNKEDILKISEDERMELSKSFRVYCILLVRPKDVSLWAAVKETWTNHCDKVDFFSSENVKVFESINMETNDMWLMMRKAYKYAFDKYRDQYNWFFLARPTTFAIIENLKYFLLKKDPSQPFYLGHTVKSGDLEYVSMEGGIVLSIESMKRLNSLLSIPEKCPEQGGMIWKISEDKQLAVCLKYAGVFAENAEDSEGKDIFNTKSVGLFIKEAMTNHPNQVVEGCCSDMAVTFNGLTPNQMHVMMYGVYRLRAFGHVFNDALVFLPPNGSDND from the coding sequence ATGCTTTCTGAAAGCAGTTCATTTTTGAAGGGTGTAATGCTTGGAAGCATTTTCTGTGCCTTGATCACTATGCTAGGACACATTAGGATTGGTCATGGAAATAGAATGCACCACCATGAGCATCATCATCTCCAAGCTCCCAATAAAGAAGACATCTTGAAAATTTCAGAGGATGAACGCATGGAACTCAGTAAGAGCTTTCGGGTATACTGTATCCTCCTTGTCAGACCCAAAGATGTGAGCCTCTGGGCTGCAGTGAAAGAAACTTGGACCAATCACTGTGACAAAGTAGACTTCTTCAGTTCTGAAAATGTTAAAGTGTTTGAGTCAATTAACATGGAAACAAATGACATGTGGTTAATGATGAGAAAAGCTTACAAATACGCCTTTGATAAATATAGAGACCAATACAACTGGTTCTTCCTTGCACGCCCCACTACGTTTGCTATTATTGAAAACTTAAAGTACTTTTTGTTAAAAAAGGATCCATCACAACCTTTCTATCTAGGTCACACTGTAAAATCTGGAGATCTGGAGTATGTGAGTATGGAAGGAGGAATTGTCTTAAGTATAGAATCAATGAAGAGACTTAACAGCCTTCTCAGTATTCCTGAGAAGTGTCCTGAACAGggagggatgatttggaagaTATCTGAAGATAAGCAGCTTGCCGTCTGCCTGAAATATGCCGGAGTGTTTGCAGAAAATGCAGAAGATTCTGAAGGAAAAGATATATTTAACACCAAATCTGTTGGGCTTTTTATTAAAGAGGCAATGACTAATCACCCAAACCAGGTAGTAGAAGGATGTTGTTCAGATATGGCTGTTACTTTTAATGGACTGACACCTAATCAGATGCATGTAATGATGTATGGGGTATACCGTCTTAGGGCATTTGGGCATGTTTTCAATGATGCATTGGTTTTCCTACCTCCAAATGGTTCTGACAATGACTGA